Within the Staphylococcus warneri genome, the region ATTATTGTGAATGATAATGGTAATCGTTATGATGTAATGTGGAAAGAAAGTTGAAGTAATAAAGATAGGGGGATTCGATGGTACATATTAAAAGGTACCCAAAAATCGTTATTGCTTTAATAATGATTTGTTTTCTTTCGTTGATGCCATCACTGATGAATGAAGCTTCAGCTCATGCAACTTTGGAAAAGACGAATCCTAAACAAAATGGCGTTGTAAAACACATGCCTAATGAGATTGAATTAGAGTTTAATGAACCTGTTAACTCTAAGTATTCCAATATCACATTATACAATGATAAAGGAAAAGAATTAGGTAAAGTGAAACCATCGACGTCTGGATGGTCTAAAACGTTAGCATTTTCAACTGACAAAGTCGGCAAAGGTACACATACAATTAAATGGCAAGCCATTTCGGCCGATGGACATGAAGTTGGAGACCAATTTGAATTTTCAGTTGGTAAAGTTACTGCGAAAGATATAGATACATCTAATGCCTTTTATGAAGAACCAAGTTTCTGGTTTGGTGTTATGAGATATATTGCGGAAGGCGCTACGATTATATTAGTTGGTTTCTTTTGGTTGAATCGTATAGCCCAACGAAAGCAATTGAAGTCGTTTGATCTATTTCCAAAACAGTTTGGTATTGCATTTATGTTGATGATGTCATATGTAATGGCATTATTGCTTTACATGATGACTTTAACTTCTGACGTAGTAGATGATATTTTGTCGCTTAATATGGAGGTTTTAATGCAATTTCCATTTATTTTAAGCTCAATTGCAATGATATTATTATATGCGTTAATCATAATTAGAAATATGGATCGCATATGGTATGTACTTGTTTCATTTGTAATGATTTTAACAATAGCGATGTCAGGTCATGCGTGGTCACAAACATTTCCGATTTGGTCCATTGTGATTAGGACGATACATATAGCAGGTATGACGCTCTGGTTAGGCGCACTTGTATATCTCGTATGGTATGCAATGATTAAGAAATCGTTAAATCAAATGAAGACAGTTCGCTCAATGCTATTTAAAGTAAATGTGATTGCGGTAACGATGATTATCATTTCAGGTGTGTTAATGGCAATTGATGAAACCAATATTTTGGCGATTTGGTCAAATATGCAAACATGGACAACATTAATGTTAGTTAAAATCATCGGTACTATACTTATGATGGCATTAGGATTTTATCAAACTTCAAAAGCACTTGGTAAACGTCAAAAAGTCAACCGCATGACATTGATTACAGAATTGGTAATAGGGATCATACTTATTTTTATAGGTGTTATGATGAGTCAAATTAATATTCCAGGTTAAGGAGCAAAATTATGTTTAAAAAATTAATATCAATGAGTTTTATTTTATTTTTTGCATTAGGGTTATTTAAAGTAGCAGATGCACATGTCACATTAAATCCTAATGAGAGTGAACCTAAATCATATGATAAATATGACGTACGTGTTCCTGTAGAACAGAATGACAACACAGTTAAAGTAGAGTTAACAGTACCCAAAGGTGTGAATCTTGAAAATGTAGCGCCGGTTGATGGGTTTAAGCATTCTTTTGAAAAAGATAAAAAGGGAAACATCACAAAAGTAACATGGAAAGCAACTGGAAAAGGTATAGGTCCAAATGAATTTATAGAATTTCCAATTGTAGCCGCTAATCCTGACAAAGAAGGCAGTTTTAAATGGAAAGCTGTTCAAACGTATGATAACGGTGACGTCGTTAAATGGGATGGAAAAGAAGATAGTGAACATCCTGCACCAATTACAACTGTGAAAAAAGGTGCAAATCCAAGTGGTTCACATAGTGATCAATCATCAACTACAAGTGGTAGTACGATTGCATTATGGATAGTATCTATTGTCGCAATTTTACTTTCATTAATTGCGATTTTTAAGAAATCACGTAAATAATCATTTCAATTAGAGGTGGAGGTATTTAACCATTGAAGTATCGCTAAATGACATAGCGACATATTTCAACGTTAATTCTCTACCTCTTTTAATATAACTTAAATTTTAAAATAATCATGATGTTGTTGTATTGTCACTTTCATAATGATAAATATGTTCTATAATATAGATGTGAGGGAGGAAACATCATGCGCAGATTATTATACTCATTTTTAATTTATATGATTATTGGGTTATTTAGTGGTTTTTATTATAGAGAATTGACTAAAGCTCATCATTTTACGGGTGATACACAATTATCATTAGTCCATACACATACATTAATTTTAGGTATGTTCATGTTCTTATTATTACTACCTTTAGAAAAGGTCTTTAAATTAAGTAGTTATTATTTATTTAATTGGTTTTTCGTGATTTACCATATTGGTGTATTAGTTACAATTGGTATGATGACGGTCAAAGGTACATATCAAGTCATTGGTAAAACTGTTCCAGCATCTTTCCCTGGTTTTGCAGGAATGGGACATACGGCAATGTTAGCCGCATTATTAATACTATTTTTCTTATTAAGACAAGCTATTATTAAAGAACCGAGAGATTAAAGCGAACTCGTGAGTATACAGACTCACGAGTTTTTTTATGGAGTGATTTGCTTCATATGTTATAGGTCGTGTAGTATAATGAAAAAGTATTAAATGATAATAATTTTCAGTTAAAGTATAAATGTATGTTATTTACAGTGTTATTTTAGGGGGAAGCAAAATGGAAGACGTTACAATTATAGGTGGCGGTCCAGCAGGGTTGTTTGCAAGCTTTTACTCTGGTCTAAGAGGGATGTCTGTGAGAATCATAGACGTGCAAGATAAATTAGGTGGAAAGATGCAAGTTTACCCAGAAAAAATCATATGGGATATAGGTGGTGTAGCACCGAAACCATGTTATCAAGTTATAGAAGATATGATTCAACAAGGGTTACATTTTAATCCTAAAGTGAATTTAAATGAACGTGTCATAGATATTAGAAAAAAGGAGGAAAGACATTTTGAAGTTGAAACTGAAAAAGGTCACATCTTCCATTCTAAATCAGTCATTTTTGCAATCGGTGGTGGCATTATAAATCCCAAACCATTAAATATCAAAGGGGCAGAAAGATATCAACTGACGAACTTACATTATGTCGTGCAATCATTTGCTAGATTCAAAGGGAAAGATGTTCTTATTTCTGGTGGTGGCAACACTGCATTAGATTGGGCACGCGATATTGCTCAAATTGCGAACAGTGTGACAGTTATTTTTAGAAAACCAGAAGTGTCTGGATATGAAGCAATGACTAAAGTCCTAGAGGATTTAAATGTAAGATTGATACCACATACACAAATTAGTGAACTAATAGGTAACGAAGAAGATAAGTATATTCACCAAGTTAAATTAGAAAATGTAGAGAATGGTGATATTTCAATAGCTTCATTTGATGACGTCATTATTAGCCATGGCTTTGATCATGAGAATCCGTTATTAAAAGATTGTACATCGCAATTTGAACTATACGATGAATATCGTGTTAAAGGTTTTGGAAATACAACTACTAATATTCCAGGTATCTTTGCGTGTGGTGACATTGTACATCACGAGGCAAAGGTTCACCTGATTGCGAGTGCTTTTAGTGATGCAGGTAACGCGGCCAATCTTGCTAAAACATATATTCAACCAGACGCTCCAACGGAAGGCTATGTTTCAAGTCATAATGATATTTTCAAAGAATCTAATAAAGACATTATCAATCAATATTTATTTTAAATGAAAAATCTGGGGGAGTCATAATGGTAGATATTAAACATTTAGCACCGTCTGTAGAAGATTATTTAAAATTAAGAATAGATGCGGGATTGAGTGCCAAGTCCATCGAAGCGGCTCAAAGAGGACTACCTAATGCTTGTTTTAATGTCACTTTATATCATGATTCGTCATTAATAGGTATGGGTAGAATCGTTGGAGATGGAGGAACAGCACTTCAAATTGTGGATATTGCTGTCCATCCAGATTATCAAGGACAAGGGTATGGTCGTACAATTATGGAACACATAATGCAATACGTTCATGATAATGCAGTGAAAGGTACTTATGTAAGTTTAATGGCGGATTATCCCGCTGATAAATTGTATGAAAAATTTGGTTTTCAATCTACAGAACCACATTCAACTGGAATGTATATTTTATTTTAAACATAGTAAAAAGGCGTCCGCGACAATGTAGCGAGGACGCCTTTTCTTTGTAATACTATTATGTTATTTAACACCAAAATCGACAACAATTCGGCCCATGTGTTGGTGATTCATTGCGCGTTCAATACCATTTGGTAAGTCATCAAACGCAATAACTTCTTTAATATCATGTAATTGTTTTGGTTTTAAATCTTTAGCAAGACGACGCCATACGAGTTTGCGTAGTTTAATTGGAGTAAAGACAGAATCAACACCTAATATACTGATACCTCTTAAAATAAGTGGAAAGACAGAACTTTCGAATTGAGTGCCACCAGTCATTCCGATAACGGCTATACTACCATTATTATCAAGCTTATTGATGATATTAGCTAAACTTTCGCCACCAACTGGATCTATAGCAGCCTGCCAAGTTCTTGAACCTAATGCTTTACCATCATATTCAGGTAAACGATCAATAACTTCCTTGGCACCTAATGTTTTCAATTTGTCAGTTGCATCTTTACGCCCAGTACTAGCAACAACATCATAACCTAATTTATCTAACATTAGGACTGATAACATACCAACGCCACCAGAGGCACCTCTAACTAATACATTATCCTTTTCTATTGTTAATCCCTCAGTTTCTAAACGCTCAATAGCTAAACCAGCTGTGTAACCAGCAGTACCATAAATCATAGCTTCTTCTAAAGTTAAATCTTCAGGTAAATCGATAATCCATTCACTCTTCACACGAGCATATTCACTGAATCCACCGAATTGACTCACACCTAAATCATAACTTGTCACAATAACTTTATCCCCAACATAATGACCTGGGGCATTAGATTCTACAATTTCCCCCGATAAATCAATACCTGGCACCATTGGATATTGTTTAACAATCGCATTTCGATCTTGGGTAGCTAATGCATCTTTATAGTTAATACTGGAGTAATGTACCTTGATAAGCACATCCCCTTCAGGTAAATCATCTATAGTGATTTGCTTAAAATCTGCAGAGACCTTTCCTTCATCATCTCTATCTACGACATAAGCCATAAATTCTTCTGTCAAAACATGTCACTCCTTCAATATTATTGACCTTCATTATAAATTGTTCCTCTACTTATTAAAATGATTACTACTTTCCTTATTTATATTTAGCAAAATATTGCCATAGTTATTTTAATATAAAACGAAGTGAAATTGCATAAAGTTTTAGAAATTAAAATGTTAAAAAAACTGTCTCATAAAAATTGAAAAGAATTGTTGTTGACACATTTAAAATAGACCCATATAATTATTTTGATAATGATTATCAATTGATATTACATAGATAAAAATATTCTGTATATATAGCGCGTCAAATCAGCGTGGTAAATGAAAAATTTGAAGAGGTGTAGGAATGAAGAAATTACCAGTAATTTTATTAACGTCGTCTTTACTTTTAGCAGCATGTGGCAATAACAGTGACAGTGGTAAAGATAATTCTAGTAAGAGTAGTAATAATAGTGAAAACAAAGCTGAATTAAAAGAAGCTACTAAAAAATATGAAAAATATACTGATAAACAATTAGATGAATTCTTAAAAGGGACTCAACAGTTTGTAGATGCGATTGACAATAATGATATGGATAAAGCGAAAGAATTATATCCTAAAGTACGTATGTATTATGAACGTTCAGAACCTGTTGCAGAAGCATTTGGTGATTTAGATCCCAAAATTGATGCACGTTTGGCAGATATGAAAGAAGAAAAGAAAGAAAAAGAATGGTCTGGTTACCATAAAATAGAGAAACAATTATATCAAGATAACACAATAGACGATACAACTAAGAAAGATGCACAACAATTATTAAAAGATGCTAAAGAGCTACACGCTAAGGCAGATACATTAGATATTACACCTAAGTTAATGTTACAGGGGTCAGTAGATTTATTAAATGAAGTATCAACGTCTAAAATTACTGGTGAAGAAGAAATTTATTCTCACACAGATTTATATGACTTCAAAGCTAATATCGAAGGTGCACAAAAGATTTATGAATTATTCAAACCAACATTAGAGAAAAAAGATAAAAAATTAAGTGCTGATATTCAAAAGAACTTTGATAAAGTGAATGAATTACTTGATAAATATAAAGACGGAGACGGATACAAATCTTATAACGATGTAACTAAGAAAGATAGAAAAGCACTTTCAGATGCAGTGAATTCTTTAGGAGAACCACTAAGTAAGATGGCTGTGGTTACAGAATGAGTAAAGTAGATAATCAATCATCGTCATCTGTTTCAAGACGCTCATTTTTAAAAATGATGGGTATTGGTGGAGCTGGCGTTGTCATTGGCGCAAGTGGAGCAGGAAGTGTATTTTCATTTAAGTCAATGTTTGATACACCAGAAGATGAAGAAAAAGATGCATATGAATTTTATGGCAAAGTACAAGCAGGCATAACAACACCAACTCAAAAAACATGTAATTTTGTATCATTAGAACTTAAATCTAAAGATAAAAGCGCCATTAAAGATATGTTTAAACAATGGACTAAAATGGCGGCAAATATGACTGACGGCGATGCAGTCGAAAAGGATAGTAAGAATCCTTTATTACCGCCCGTTGATACTGGCGAAGCAATTGGTTTAGGCGCTAGTAAATTGACTTTAACATTTGGTGTGAGTAAATCATTTATGAAAAAGCTAGGTCTTTCTGACAAAATACGAAAAGACTATAAAGATTTACCACATTTTCCAAATGATCAAATAGACGAAGACTATAGTGATGGTGACATCATGATTCAAGCTTGTTCTAATGATGAGCAAGTGACATTTCATGCTGTACATAACTTAATACGTCCGTTTAGGGATTTAGTCAAAGTAAAATGGTCACAAAACGGATTTGTATCAGTCAAAGGTAAAGAAACACCAAGAAATCTAATGGCGTTTAAGGATGGTACAGTTAATCCGCGTAAAACGAATGAATACAAAGATTATGTCTTTATTAATGACGGTTGGGCTAAAAATGGCACATATTGTATCATTCGACGTATTCAAATTCACATCGAAACATGGGATCGTACTGCATTAGAAGAACAAGAAGCTACTTTCGGTAGAAAAAGAGGTTCAGGTGCACCGTTAACAGGTAAAAAAGAATTTGATGAGTTGGATTTAAAAGCTAAAGATAGTACAGGAGAATATGTCATTCCAGAAGACGCCCATGCACGATTGGCAAGAGAAGCGAAAACTTCAATTAAAAGACGTGCGTATAATTATACTGCGGGTACTAACGAAAAAACTGGCAATTTAGAAACAGGATTATTATTTATTAGTTTCCAAAAATCACCACAACAATTTATTGATATACAGAATCATCTAGGTCATAAAGACAAATTGAATGAATATATTACGCATAGAGGTACTGCTACATTTATCGTATTGCCAGGCGTACAAAAGGGAGGCTACCTAGGTGAAACACTATTTAATTAAAATAGTTGTGATATTAATGATTGGGCTATCTATTTTCAGATTTACACCTGCACACGCCGAATCAGCCTCAATGAGCGAAACATATGTTGCGATTACTGATGCGAAATCGACAATTGCAGATAAAGATAAAAGCCAATCTGATAAAGCTAAAGCATTAAAAGACGTTAAAAAAGAAATTAAAGCGTTAAAGATTAATAATGATAGCAAAGAAGGCAAACAAGTTAATAGTAAGTTGAAAGAAGTAGAACATGCTTCATCAGACGATGCTAAAGCAGACAAACTTGGTGAACTGACTAAAGCACTTATAGCTTATGAAAACCAACAATCTTCTAAAGACGCTTCAGGAAAGATTAAGGAATTACAACAAGCAGTTGATGCTAAAGACGCACCAATGAAAAAAGCCATCAAAGATAAAAATCACTCAGAACTACAATCATTAAACAATGATTTAAATTCGATATGGACGAGTAATGAAACAGTCATTCGAAATTATGATGATGGTAAATATGGTCAAATTGAAGTTAATTTAATGCAACTAAGAGTTGCCATTCAAAAAGAGCCACTAGATACTGACAAAGTTAAATCTGCATGGTCAACGTTTAAGAACAGCATTGATACCGTTGATCAAAAGCAATCAGATTCAGACTCAGATAAGTATAAAGTTACTCAACTCAATGAAGAATTAGATAAAGCGATTGCTGGTATCAATGACAATGATTTAGATAAAGCAGATGCATCCTTATCGCAATTTGTTAAAATCTGGCCATATGTCGAAGGTAAAATTCAAACTAAAAATAGTAGTTTATATACTAAAATAGAAGATAAAATTCCTTACTACCAAAGTATTTTAGATCAATCTAATAAAGACCGTGTGAAAAAAGGGTTACAAGAATTAAATTCAGAAATCAAAGATACGGTCGGACAAGGTGAGTATTCATTTGTAGATGTCATGATTATTTTCCTACGTGAAGGTATCGAGGTATTATTAATTATCATGACTTTAACTACGATGACACGTAAAGTTAAGGATGTTAAAGGAACGTCAAGTGTAGTAGGCGGTGCCTTATTAGGTCTTATTTTAAGTATTGGACTAGGTATTACCTTTATCTATACGATTGGTAATAATGGCGTCGTAAGAGAAGGTATGGAAGCTATTTTAGGTATCGTAGCAGTGGTATTAATGTATGTTGTTGGTATTTGGATGCATCGAAGATCAAATGCCCAACGTTGGAATGAAATGATTCAGAGCATGTATAACAATGCGATGAGTAACGGTAATTTAATATTACTGGGTACTATTGGATTAATTTCAGTATTACGTGAAGGTGTCGAAGTCATTATCTTCTATATGGGAATGATTGGTAGTATTACTACAAAAGATTTTATTCTTGGTATAGGATTAGCAATCATAATATTAATTATCTTCGCATTTGCATTTAGATTTATCGTGAAACTTATTCCTGTACGATTCATATTTAGAGTACTGTCTATCTTAATATTTGTCATGACATTTAAAATGTTAGGTGTAAGTATTCAAAAATTACAATTATTAGGCTATATGCCTCAGCATAGTATTGAAGGATTACCAACATTAAGTTGGATTGGTTTCTACCCAAGCGTTGAAACAATTATTGCTCAAGTCATATTAATCATACTTATCCTTGGGTTTGTTTTATACAATCGTAAGAAATAAATAAACATCTCGAATGAAGATATTAGACTTCGTTCGAGATGTTTTGTTGTTTATATGTGATTTTGGCGATGAGCATACTAAATTCAAATAAAAGAATTAAAGGTAACGTTAATAATAAATTAAGTACTAAATCAGGTGGTGCAATGATACTAGCAACTACAAAACATGCAAAATAAATATATTTACGATAAGTACCTAATTGGCGCGGATCAATTAAACCAAAATGTGCTAATCCTAAAAATAGTACTGGTATTTGGAATAAAAACCCAAAGACAAGTAGCCATCTTATGAGTTCTTCTAAATACGCTTTTAAACCTATGATTGGTTCGATACTAAGGGCATCTGATAAGTTAATTGAAAAATTAATAATCAGTGGGAAACCAATAAAAAAGGCAAATATAACGCCAAGAATAAAAAGAACTGCACAAAAGATACTATATTTATAGATGAATTTGCGTTCATGTTGATGTAAGCCTGGTGCGATAAATGCCCATAGTTGATAGAAAATCAGTGGTGCAATAATGCAAAGTGCGACCGTAAATATAATCATAATATAAATTTGTATAGTTTCGGTAAACGAGAATGTGTGCAACGTCACATTAGACCGTTTTATATAATGTAAAAAGGGTTTAACCCACCAATGTGACGTCAGATAAGTTATCACTGTTGCGACAATAAAGGCAATCAGTATACGTACTAATCGTTGTCGTAGTTCAGTAAAATGGTCTAATAATGTCGAGTTATTTTGATTGTTCACGTTGTGATTTTGATGCTTTACTGGGTGTGTCTGTAGAATCGTCATCCATGTGTTCAGCTGCGGATTTAAATTCTTTTAAAGTCGACCCAATAGCACGTCCAAATTGTGGTAATTTCGTCGGTCCAAAAATGATTAAGGCAATAATACTAATGATGACAAGACTTGTAGGTCCAGTAATTCCTAATACAAACAAATTTTCCATTTAATTCCATCCTTTATGAGTGTGATTGATTAATTATAACTTTATACTTATTGATAAAGATTATCAATAAGTATTTTACTTTTTAAAAGATTTTTTTAAGCTAAATACCGTTAGAATCAAAACGAGATGTTTGAAGTCCAAAGTTATTGCTTTGATTATGAAAATAATTAATAATAGATGAATTTTTTTAAGAAATAAGATAAAGTATTGTTAATCTATACGATTAAAGGGGGATTTATGTAATCATGAAACAAATAAGGGAAGTAAGTATTGAAGAAGTTGAATCATTACAAAAAGTAGCAATAGATACATTTTATGAAACCTTTGG harbors:
- a CDS encoding copper resistance CopC/CopD family protein; the protein is MVHIKRYPKIVIALIMICFLSLMPSLMNEASAHATLEKTNPKQNGVVKHMPNEIELEFNEPVNSKYSNITLYNDKGKELGKVKPSTSGWSKTLAFSTDKVGKGTHTIKWQAISADGHEVGDQFEFSVGKVTAKDIDTSNAFYEEPSFWFGVMRYIAEGATIILVGFFWLNRIAQRKQLKSFDLFPKQFGIAFMLMMSYVMALLLYMMTLTSDVVDDILSLNMEVLMQFPFILSSIAMILLYALIIIRNMDRIWYVLVSFVMILTIAMSGHAWSQTFPIWSIVIRTIHIAGMTLWLGALVYLVWYAMIKKSLNQMKTVRSMLFKVNVIAVTMIIISGVLMAIDETNILAIWSNMQTWTTLMLVKIIGTILMMALGFYQTSKALGKRQKVNRMTLITELVIGIILIFIGVMMSQINIPG
- a CDS encoding YcnI family protein — its product is MFKKLISMSFILFFALGLFKVADAHVTLNPNESEPKSYDKYDVRVPVEQNDNTVKVELTVPKGVNLENVAPVDGFKHSFEKDKKGNITKVTWKATGKGIGPNEFIEFPIVAANPDKEGSFKWKAVQTYDNGDVVKWDGKEDSEHPAPITTVKKGANPSGSHSDQSSTTSGSTIALWIVSIVAILLSLIAIFKKSRK
- a CDS encoding DUF2871 domain-containing protein, which encodes MRRLLYSFLIYMIIGLFSGFYYRELTKAHHFTGDTQLSLVHTHTLILGMFMFLLLLPLEKVFKLSSYYLFNWFFVIYHIGVLVTIGMMTVKGTYQVIGKTVPASFPGFAGMGHTAMLAALLILFFLLRQAIIKEPRD
- a CDS encoding NAD(P)/FAD-dependent oxidoreductase, translating into MEDVTIIGGGPAGLFASFYSGLRGMSVRIIDVQDKLGGKMQVYPEKIIWDIGGVAPKPCYQVIEDMIQQGLHFNPKVNLNERVIDIRKKEERHFEVETEKGHIFHSKSVIFAIGGGIINPKPLNIKGAERYQLTNLHYVVQSFARFKGKDVLISGGGNTALDWARDIAQIANSVTVIFRKPEVSGYEAMTKVLEDLNVRLIPHTQISELIGNEEDKYIHQVKLENVENGDISIASFDDVIISHGFDHENPLLKDCTSQFELYDEYRVKGFGNTTTNIPGIFACGDIVHHEAKVHLIASAFSDAGNAANLAKTYIQPDAPTEGYVSSHNDIFKESNKDIINQYLF
- a CDS encoding GNAT family N-acetyltransferase; this encodes MVDIKHLAPSVEDYLKLRIDAGLSAKSIEAAQRGLPNACFNVTLYHDSSLIGMGRIVGDGGTALQIVDIAVHPDYQGQGYGRTIMEHIMQYVHDNAVKGTYVSLMADYPADKLYEKFGFQSTEPHSTGMYILF
- a CDS encoding acryloyl-CoA reductase, producing MTEEFMAYVVDRDDEGKVSADFKQITIDDLPEGDVLIKVHYSSINYKDALATQDRNAIVKQYPMVPGIDLSGEIVESNAPGHYVGDKVIVTSYDLGVSQFGGFSEYARVKSEWIIDLPEDLTLEEAMIYGTAGYTAGLAIERLETEGLTIEKDNVLVRGASGGVGMLSVLMLDKLGYDVVASTGRKDATDKLKTLGAKEVIDRLPEYDGKALGSRTWQAAIDPVGGESLANIINKLDNNGSIAVIGMTGGTQFESSVFPLILRGISILGVDSVFTPIKLRKLVWRRLAKDLKPKQLHDIKEVIAFDDLPNGIERAMNHQHMGRIVVDFGVK
- the efeO gene encoding iron uptake system protein EfeO; this encodes MKKLPVILLTSSLLLAACGNNSDSGKDNSSKSSNNSENKAELKEATKKYEKYTDKQLDEFLKGTQQFVDAIDNNDMDKAKELYPKVRMYYERSEPVAEAFGDLDPKIDARLADMKEEKKEKEWSGYHKIEKQLYQDNTIDDTTKKDAQQLLKDAKELHAKADTLDITPKLMLQGSVDLLNEVSTSKITGEEEIYSHTDLYDFKANIEGAQKIYELFKPTLEKKDKKLSADIQKNFDKVNELLDKYKDGDGYKSYNDVTKKDRKALSDAVNSLGEPLSKMAVVTE
- the efeB gene encoding iron uptake transporter deferrochelatase/peroxidase subunit, with the translated sequence MSKVDNQSSSSVSRRSFLKMMGIGGAGVVIGASGAGSVFSFKSMFDTPEDEEKDAYEFYGKVQAGITTPTQKTCNFVSLELKSKDKSAIKDMFKQWTKMAANMTDGDAVEKDSKNPLLPPVDTGEAIGLGASKLTLTFGVSKSFMKKLGLSDKIRKDYKDLPHFPNDQIDEDYSDGDIMIQACSNDEQVTFHAVHNLIRPFRDLVKVKWSQNGFVSVKGKETPRNLMAFKDGTVNPRKTNEYKDYVFINDGWAKNGTYCIIRRIQIHIETWDRTALEEQEATFGRKRGSGAPLTGKKEFDELDLKAKDSTGEYVIPEDAHARLAREAKTSIKRRAYNYTAGTNEKTGNLETGLLFISFQKSPQQFIDIQNHLGHKDKLNEYITHRGTATFIVLPGVQKGGYLGETLFN
- a CDS encoding FTR1 family protein, producing the protein MKHYLIKIVVILMIGLSIFRFTPAHAESASMSETYVAITDAKSTIADKDKSQSDKAKALKDVKKEIKALKINNDSKEGKQVNSKLKEVEHASSDDAKADKLGELTKALIAYENQQSSKDASGKIKELQQAVDAKDAPMKKAIKDKNHSELQSLNNDLNSIWTSNETVIRNYDDGKYGQIEVNLMQLRVAIQKEPLDTDKVKSAWSTFKNSIDTVDQKQSDSDSDKYKVTQLNEELDKAIAGINDNDLDKADASLSQFVKIWPYVEGKIQTKNSSLYTKIEDKIPYYQSILDQSNKDRVKKGLQELNSEIKDTVGQGEYSFVDVMIIFLREGIEVLLIIMTLTTMTRKVKDVKGTSSVVGGALLGLILSIGLGITFIYTIGNNGVVREGMEAILGIVAVVLMYVVGIWMHRRSNAQRWNEMIQSMYNNAMSNGNLILLGTIGLISVLREGVEVIIFYMGMIGSITTKDFILGIGLAIIILIIFAFAFRFIVKLIPVRFIFRVLSILIFVMTFKMLGVSIQKLQLLGYMPQHSIEGLPTLSWIGFYPSVETIIAQVILIILILGFVLYNRKK
- the tatC gene encoding twin-arginine translocase subunit TatC, whose translation is MNNQNNSTLLDHFTELRQRLVRILIAFIVATVITYLTSHWWVKPFLHYIKRSNVTLHTFSFTETIQIYIMIIFTVALCIIAPLIFYQLWAFIAPGLHQHERKFIYKYSIFCAVLFILGVIFAFFIGFPLIINFSINLSDALSIEPIIGLKAYLEELIRWLLVFGFLFQIPVLFLGLAHFGLIDPRQLGTYRKYIYFACFVVASIIAPPDLVLNLLLTLPLILLFEFSMLIAKITYKQQNISNEV
- the tatA gene encoding twin-arginine translocase TatA/TatE family subunit, with amino-acid sequence MENLFVLGITGPTSLVIISIIALIIFGPTKLPQFGRAIGSTLKEFKSAAEHMDDDSTDTPSKASKSQREQSK